The following is a genomic window from Bactrocera tryoni isolate S06 chromosome 2, CSIRO_BtryS06_freeze2, whole genome shotgun sequence.
CACGCTTACGTTCATCGACGATTCCCGCAGTGCTTCAACTTGCTGCAACGCTTCGTTTTGTGGCCGAAGGCGCATATCAGCgatcagtgggaaatgatgcaAACATAAGTATGGCAAGAAGCACTATATCTGAAGTGCTAACACGAGTGATAAAAACATTAGAACATTCTATATGTAATCAATGGATACAACTTGCAATGGGAGCCAGTGAAAAACAACACTCCAAAgactatttttataacaaatatagaATTCCTGGCATCATTGGCTGCATCGATGgaacacatattaaagttataaagCCTTCCACTGATGAACACCTCTACTTTAATAGAAAAGGATTCTTCAGTATGAACGCTATGATTGTAAGAAATAGAAAAAGTTTATGCACCAAGTTACaattaaatgtatatgtgtttacttTCAAAGGTTTGCGACAGTAATATGACGATTCGTGCAGTAGATGCAAGGTATCCTGGATCCAGTCATGATGCGTTTGTTTGGAGCATAAGCACCGTTCGACAGTACTTTCTTAGGAGGTACGAAATTGGCGATCGAACTTCCAGGTTACTAGGAGACAGTGGATATGGTATTGAACCGTTCTTGTTAACTCCATACAGAGATCCTGAGTACGGCTCACCGCAAAATACTTTTAACAGGGCTCATTCTTCGGCACGCAATGTGATTGAAAGAATGATAGGCCTTTTAAAAAGTCGCTTTCGATGCTTACAAGGTACATTGCAATATAACCCACAAAAGGTGGTTAAAATTGTCAATGTTTGTTGCGCACTGCACAACATCTGTCGGTGCTATAACATTGAATGCCCCAATATAGAAACTATCACCGTTTCCACAGAAGTTTACgaggaaaattgtgaaattttatcaCATGGTAGAATGCAAAATGAGGGCCAACGGATCCGAAACGAAATAGCAAACGCTCTTTAAATCTATTGTTCTTTTGTTAAGGCACACAAcatgaaattgtttatttaattacgTAAAtccttaaattaattaaattatagaattctttgtacatatgcaaatagttttattttaacgTATTTTAAATTAGCCATACTCTTCCAAGGGATCATACTCCTCCTCCTCATGTTTGCGTGATACTCCAAGCAtttttttgctgaattttttgAATTCCTGTGTTAGGTTATTAACCGC
Proteins encoded in this region:
- the LOC120768618 gene encoding putative nuclease HARBI1 — translated: MAAAIAILLMMEEEQQHSLKRRILRDKSNPLELPESTFIAQYRLNKEAFVMVLDKIQPRLRSSTIPAVLQLAATLRFVAEGAYQRSVGNDANISMARSTISEVLTRVIKTLEHSICNQWIQLAMGASEKQHSKDYFYNKYRIPGIIGCIDGTHIKVIKPSTDEHLYFNRKGFFSMNAMIVCDSNMTIRAVDARYPGSSHDAFVWSISTVRQYFLRRYEIGDRTSRLLGDSGYGIEPFLLTPYRDPEYGSPQNTFNRAHSSARNVIERMIGLLKSRFRCLQGTLQYNPQKVVKIVNVCCALHNICRCYNIECPNIETITVSTEVYEENCEILSHGRMQNEGQRIRNEIANAL